A single genomic interval of Antechinus flavipes isolate AdamAnt ecotype Samford, QLD, Australia chromosome 1, AdamAnt_v2, whole genome shotgun sequence harbors:
- the HMG20B gene encoding SWI/SNF-related matrix-associated actin-dependent regulator of chromatin subfamily E member 1-related, with protein sequence MSQSPKPLVPGFLPGNGKVSAQPQPGALPGLVPVKQEKVEGPRAGGLEKGPSEEEPVKKRGWPKGKKRKKILPNGPKAPVTGYVRFLNERREQIRTLHPDLPFPEITKMLGAEWSKLQPTDKQRYLDEAEREKQQYMKELREYQQSEAYKMCAEKLQEKKAKKEDAGASAMNTLLNGHRGGDFDGFSTFDVPIFTEEFLDQNKAREAELRRLRKMNVAFEEQNAVLQRHTQSMSSARERLEQEVAREERRTLALQQQLRAVRQALTASFASLPVPGTGETPTLSTLDFYMAKLHGAIERDPLQHEKLIVRIKEILSRIASEHL encoded by the exons ATGTCCCAGAGCCCCAAGCCACTCGTCCCAGGCTTCCT GCCAGGCAATGGGAAGGTCTCCGCACAGCCCCAGCCAGGGGCCCTCCCCGGGCTGGTGCCAGTGAAGCAGGAGAAGGTGGAAGGCCCCAGGGCCGGCGGCCTGGAGAAAGGCCCCTCGGAGGAGGAG CCTGTGAAGAAGCGGGGTTGGCCCAAGggcaaaaagaggaagaagattcTTCCCAACGGGCCGAAGGCTCCCGTCACGGGCTACGTTCGCTTCCTGAATGAGCGGCGGGAGCAGATCCGAACCTTGCACCCAGACCTGCCCTTCCCTGAGATCACTAAGATGCTGGGGGCCGAGTGGAGCAAGCTGCAACCCACGGACAAGCAG CGCTATCTCGATGAGGCGGAGAGGGAGAAACAGCAGTACATGAAGGAGCTCCGGGAATACCAGCAGTCCGAGGCCTACAAGATGTGTGCCGAGAAGCTCCAGGAGAAGAAAGCCAAGAAAG aGGACGCAGGGGCTTCAGCCATGAACACTCTCCTGAATGGACACAGG GGCGGGGACTTTGACGGCTTCTCCACCTTCGATGTCCCCATCTTTACCGAGGAATTCTTGGACCAGAACAAAG CCAGGGAAGCAGAGCTCCGGCGTCTGAGGAAGATGAACGTGGCCTTTGAGGAGCAGAACGCGGTCCTTCAGCGTCACACTCAAAGCATGAGCAGTGCCCGGGAGCGGCTGGAGCAGGAGGTTGCCAGGGAGGAGCGCCGGACCCTGGCCCTGCAGCAGCAGCTCCGAGCCGTCCGCCAGGCGCTTACGGCCAGCTTTGCTTCCTTGCCTGTGCCTG GCACTGGGGAAACCCCCACGCTTAGTACCCTGGACTTCTATATGGCCAAGCTACATGGGGCCATCGAGAGGGACCCCCTGCAGCATGAGAAGCTCATTGTGCGCATCAAGGAGATCCTGTCTCGGATAGCCAG TGAGCACTTGTGA